A window of the Artemia franciscana chromosome 3, ASM3288406v1, whole genome shotgun sequence genome harbors these coding sequences:
- the LOC136024901 gene encoding zinc finger protein 84-like: protein MQITSTNINSHTSFSIKSSMTKHTKTHNGQKLYECEACKKEFSTKKNLTRHIRTHTGEKPYECDVCKKKLSSKFVLTEHMRTHTGEKPYGCETCKTKFSTKSSLTKHIKTHNGEKPYECEACKKKFSTKKNLTRHMRAHTGEKPYECDVCKKKLSSKFVLTEHMRTHTGEKPYGCETCKTKCSTKSSLTKHIKTHNGEIECDVCKKSLSSKFALTEHMRTHTGEKPYGCEKCKTKFSTKSSLARHIKTHNGEKPYECDVCKKSLSSKFALTEHMRTHTGERPYGCETCKVEFSFKSSFAKHMRTHYGEKPYECEACKKKFSIKSNLAVHMRIHSGEKPH from the coding sequence ATGCAAATAACAAGTACAAATATAAACAGCCATACCAGTTTTTCTATCAAGTCCAGTATGACTAAGCATACGAAAACTCACAATGGACAAAAACTCTATGAATGTGAGGCATgcaaaaaggaattttctaCCAAGAAGAATTTGACTAGGCATATAAGAACCCACACTGGTGAAAAACCATACGAATGCGACGTGTGCAAAAAGAAATTGTCTTCAAAATTTGTGTTAACTGAGCATATGAGAACGCACACGGGTGAAAAACCCTATGgatgtgaaacatgcaaaacGAAATTTTCTACCAAATCTAGTTTGACTAAGCATATAAAAACTCACAATGGAGAAAAACCCTATGAATGTGAagcatgcaaaaagaaattttctaccaAGAAGAATTTGACTAGGCATATGAGAGCCCACACtggtgaaaaaccatatgaatgtgacgTGTGCAAAAAGAAATTGTCTTCAAAATTTGTGTTGACTGAGCATATGAGAACGCACACTGGTGAAAAACCCTATGgatgtgaaacatgcaaaacGAAATGTTCTACCAAATCTAGTTTGACTAAGCATATAAAAACTCACAATGGAGAAATTGAATGTGACGTGTGCAAAAAGTCATTGTCTTCAAAATTCGCGTTGACTGAGCATATGAGAACGCACACTGGTGAAAAACCCTATGGATGTGAAAAATGCAAAACGAAATTTTCTACCAAATCTAGTTTGGCTAGGCATATAAAAACTCACAATGGAGAAAAACCCTATGAATGTGACGTGTGCAAAAAGTCATTGTCTTCAAAATTCGCGTTGACTGAGCATATGAGAACGCACACTGGTGAAAGACCCTATGGATGTGAAACATGCAAAGTGGAATTTTCCTTCAAGTCCAGTTTTGCTAAGCATATGAGAACTCACTATGGAGAAAAACCCTATGAATGTGAagcatgcaaaaagaaattttctatcaAGTCCAATTTGGCTGTGCATATGAGAATTCACAGTGGAGAAAAACCACATTAA